Part of the Dehalococcoidales bacterium genome is shown below.
CGGGGTGCCTGATGCCAGAGTCCCTTCGTGGTTAGCCAATTGACAGGTGAGATACTGCAAGGTATCTACCACCGGCTCATGGACCGCTACGGACCGCAGCACTGGTGGCCGGGAGAGGAACCGTTCGAGGTGATGGTGGGTGCCATTCTTACCCAGTCTGCTGCCTGGTCCAACGTAGAAAAGGCTATCGCGAATCTGAAGGATGCCGGTGCGTTATCACCGGAGTCGTTGCGACAACTCCCCCTCTCCGAGATTGCCACGCTTATCTACCCCAGCGGGTACTACAATGCCAAGGCGCTCAAGCTCAAGTCTCTGGCCACCTGGCTGGGTGAATACTATCAGGATAACCTTGACCGCTTATTTGCCACTGAGACGGGACAGCTTCGTCGGGAGCTGCTTGCGGTACACGGTATCGGTGAGGAGACCGCCGATTCCATAATTCTCTATGCGGCTAACCAGCCGATATTCGTTGTGGATGCCTACACACGGCGTATCATAGACCGAATCGACCTGGCTCCGGAGGCAACCAGCTATGCCGACTACCAGGCCCTCTTCATGGATAACCTGCCGCGTGATGTGGGCCTGTTCAATGAATACCATGCACTGCTGGTATGCCTCGGTAAGAATGTGTGCCGCAGTCGCCCCCTGTGCCAGCAGTGCTCTCTGGCTGGCGGTATAGGCGGCAATAGCCACGGCAAGAGCCGCAGCTATTGCCGTGGAAATAGCTAGGAGGCAAGATGCTGATTGGACTGCTTTCGGACACCCACATTGCTTTTAAGAGCCAGATACTGCCCCAACAGATAAAGGGGGTCTTCCAGGGAGTTGACCTGATTCTGCACATGGGGGATGTCTGGATTCCTGACATTCTGGATGAACTGGAGATGGTTGCCCCGGTGCTTGCCGCCAGGGGTGATGATGATATGGACGAGGACTTCGGTCCGGACAGCCGGATGGAAAAACGGCAGGTCCTTCATTTCGATGGTATTACCCTCTGGGCGATGCACATCAAACCGCGCTACGGGCTGATTGTCCCCAATGCCCAGCAGAACTCGTATGGCGGTATTCTCAACCGAAGCCGGCATCTGGCGGAACAGGAAACCGAAGACCCTCCCGACGTTGTTGTTTTCGGGCACAGCCACTTTGCGGAAATAGAACACTATAAGGGTGTTCTCCTGGTGAACCCCGGCAGCCCGACAATGCCCTCCTATATTCCCAAGCTGGGTACGGTGGGTCTGCTGGAAGTGAGCAACGGTAAGGCTGAAGCCCGCCTGGTGAAGCTTGAGTAGCCCCGGAGCCTTTCCGACTGGGTTGAGCCCTGTTCCCAATATACCTTCACCATGTCACTGCGCTATTGGGCACCCCTATCCCCGGGCGGCCCATCTGGGCCGTCTTCCGCTTCTTAGCCATGAAGGCGGTAGAAACTGTATCCGGGGGACACTCCCACCCTTCCGATGAAGGAGGCTTGGCCCCCCTGGACACTCCTTTTCCAGCAGCCTGCGAGCTTCCGCCGGGACCTTTCCCCTCAAGGCTGCCCTGTCGCAGATTGCCGTCGTGTCTGACTGCCGCTGTGAAGGCGGTTCCGATAACTCACGGTACAACTCATAGGAGGAATTGTACCATATGAATCAACCACGTCTTATCGGAACCGTGAAGGCTGTCGACTACCGGCGCAATGGGATGCCTTCCCAGGCATCGAGCTCTTCGCGGAATGGGTCGACCTCTACCCGGCACGGGACATCGAAGAGCATCGTTGCACGGTTGTCAGCAGTGTAGGGCTCCCATCTTGGAAGCCCCTGATGGTTGGGGTCCCCGGTACGTGCGAATGCAGCCCACGCCTCACTCACTGACTCGACCAGTTCATATTTGTCAGGACGACCGCCGGTTATGGCCAGATCGTCCACATTGTCGAACACGAACGGGATCTCGAGAACGTGGCAGGCCTTGAAGAGGTCACCGAGGTAATCGGTCTCCCAGGTGAACAGGTACATGAAGACCGGTGCCGGGCTAGCCGCTGCCTTGCGTTCGGCGAGTGCAATGGACGCCCTCCTTGTCCCCTCTGTGGTAATCCCGACAAACAGGTCCCACGGCGTGGCATCGG
Proteins encoded:
- a CDS encoding endonuclease; this translates as MTGEILQGIYHRLMDRYGPQHWWPGEEPFEVMVGAILTQSAAWSNVEKAIANLKDAGALSPESLRQLPLSEIATLIYPSGYYNAKALKLKSLATWLGEYYQDNLDRLFATETGQLRRELLAVHGIGEETADSIILYAANQPIFVVDAYTRRIIDRIDLAPEATSYADYQALFMDNLPRDVGLFNEYHALLVCLGKNVCRSRPLCQQCSLAGGIGGNSHGKSRSYCRGNS
- a CDS encoding metallophosphoesterase family protein, with product MLIGLLSDTHIAFKSQILPQQIKGVFQGVDLILHMGDVWIPDILDELEMVAPVLAARGDDDMDEDFGPDSRMEKRQVLHFDGITLWAMHIKPRYGLIVPNAQQNSYGGILNRSRHLAEQETEDPPDVVVFGHSHFAEIEHYKGVLLVNPGSPTMPSYIPKLGTVGLLEVSNGKAEARLVKLE